A section of the Roseovarius sp. W115 genome encodes:
- a CDS encoding 50S ribosomal protein L21, which yields MFAVLKTGGKQYKVQSGDMLRVEKLAADAGEKVQFNEVLMLGGDKPVVGAPFVAGAAVQAEVVDQIKGDKVIHFVKRRRKHGSKRTKGHRQQLTVLRVTDILEKGGDKSGVKAAMGAGSVAAVAVAAAEAKKPAKKAEPKAEAKKAEPKKAAPKKAAKAEADDLKQLSGVGPALEKKLHAAGVTTFAQIAAWAEAEIAEFDEKLSFKGRIEREGWVEQAKKLAKG from the coding sequence ATGTTTGCGGTTCTCAAGACCGGTGGCAAGCAGTACAAGGTCCAGTCGGGCGATATGCTCCGTGTGGAAAAGCTTGCAGCGGATGCCGGTGAGAAAGTTCAATTCAACGAAGTTCTGATGCTGGGCGGTGACAAGCCGGTTGTTGGAGCGCCGTTTGTGGCCGGCGCGGCCGTGCAGGCCGAAGTGGTTGATCAGATCAAGGGCGACAAGGTCATTCACTTTGTCAAACGCCGCCGGAAGCATGGATCAAAACGCACCAAGGGCCATCGTCAGCAGCTGACTGTGTTGCGCGTGACCGACATCCTTGAAAAAGGTGGCGACAAGTCGGGCGTGAAGGCGGCAATGGGCGCAGGCTCAGTCGCGGCTGTGGCCGTTGCAGCAGCAGAGGCCAAGAAACCAGCGAAGAAAGCTGAGCCCAAGGCAGAGGCCAAAAAGGCCGAGCCCAAGAAAGCCGCACCTAAAAAGGCGGCCAAGGCCGAGGCCGATGATCTTAAACAGCTGAGCGGCGTGGGTCCGGCGCTGGAGAAGAAATTGCATGCGGCAGGCGTGACCACGTTTGCCCAGATCGCAGCCTGGGCCGAAGCCGAGATTGCGGAATTTGACGAAAAGCTTTCGTTCAAAGGCCGGATCGAGCGTGAAGGCTGGGTCGAACAAGCCAAGAAATTGGCTAAAGGCTAA
- a CDS encoding peroxiredoxin-like family protein, which produces MLMPRQKTPDLSLPTLDHGSFDLASDGSERGTVVCFYRGLHCPLCANYLTELEKKVDDFAERGVKTIAVSSDGEERTRAMADKIGASKLRFGYDLSLPKAKEWGLYISTSRGKTSIGIEEPALFSEPGLFMVTPEQSLYYGSVQTMPFVRPHFSELVGALDFAIANDYPARGEYTGAV; this is translated from the coding sequence ATGTTGATGCCCCGCCAGAAAACCCCCGACCTGTCGCTACCCACACTGGATCATGGCAGTTTTGATCTCGCTTCAGATGGATCTGAGCGCGGCACGGTCGTGTGTTTTTACCGCGGTCTGCACTGCCCGCTTTGCGCCAACTACCTGACCGAGTTGGAAAAGAAGGTTGATGACTTTGCCGAGCGCGGCGTGAAGACCATTGCCGTTAGCTCAGATGGCGAAGAACGCACCCGTGCCATGGCCGACAAGATCGGCGCAAGCAAACTGCGCTTTGGCTATGATCTGAGCCTGCCAAAAGCAAAGGAATGGGGGCTTTATATCTCCACCTCGCGCGGCAAGACGTCGATTGGCATCGAAGAGCCGGCGCTTTTCTCTGAGCCCGGCCTGTTCATGGTGACACCGGAGCAGTCGCTTTATTACGGGTCAGTGCAAACCATGCCCTTTGTTCGTCCGCACTTCTCTGAACTTGTCGGCGCTCTCGATTTTGCCATTGCCAATGATTACCCGGCGCGTGGCGAATACACTGGCGCGGTCTAG
- a CDS encoding AraC family transcriptional regulator, whose protein sequence is MSKIDRLSALIQHFDLRVFPTDPNEANLLIFENAEIQTPTRVVFAPLCAAYTAAETDETLSFAAQADWGGATNPFLSALPAEVTLRLDAEPEVIHILKALQSESATPRCGGSAVLDRLGEVLLIRLLRLTIERGATDVGLLAGLADPRLSRAIVAMHDEPGRKWQGDDLARHAGLSQSRFSELFRAKVGETPGAYLRRWRMVLARQDAERGERVQTIARRYGYGSPEALSRAFKRAHNQSAIALRPSA, encoded by the coding sequence ATGAGCAAAATCGACCGCCTTTCGGCTCTTATCCAACATTTTGACTTGCGGGTTTTTCCGACAGATCCAAACGAAGCCAATCTGCTGATCTTTGAAAACGCTGAAATCCAGACGCCCACACGGGTGGTCTTTGCCCCGCTTTGCGCGGCCTATACCGCCGCTGAAACCGATGAGACACTCAGCTTTGCCGCTCAGGCCGATTGGGGCGGTGCCACCAATCCGTTTCTGAGCGCCCTGCCTGCCGAAGTCACCCTACGCCTTGATGCAGAACCGGAGGTCATCCACATCCTCAAAGCGTTGCAAAGCGAAAGCGCAACACCACGCTGCGGCGGCAGCGCTGTGCTTGATCGCCTTGGAGAGGTCCTGCTTATTCGCCTTTTGCGCCTGACGATTGAACGTGGCGCCACTGATGTTGGGCTATTGGCGGGTCTGGCTGATCCTCGCCTCAGCCGAGCAATTGTCGCGATGCACGATGAGCCCGGCCGCAAATGGCAGGGCGATGATCTGGCGCGCCATGCAGGCCTCTCGCAGTCGCGGTTCTCAGAGCTCTTTCGCGCCAAAGTGGGGGAAACGCCTGGTGCGTATTTACGCCGCTGGCGCATGGTGCTGGCGCGTCAGGATGCGGAACGTGGTGAGCGTGTCCAAACCATTGCGCGTCGTTACGGCTATGGCTCTCCCGAGGCGCTCAGCCGCGCCTTTAAACGGGCGCATAATCAATCCGCCATCGCCTTGCGCCCATCCGCCTGA
- a CDS encoding DUF2059 domain-containing protein, producing MTRVLSLACATVFALLVTSPMARAAGEDMAALIDALRINETVEIMRKEGLRYGSELGVEMLPGVNAKAWQDQVARIYDTDKMAQVVTQGFETALDGKEIAEVVAFFTSETGQEIISLELSAREAFLNEDTEMAAMDAYERARDENSHLFQQVETLISDSDLVDYNVMGALNSNLMFYRGLADGGAFEMSEEDMLADVWSQEGDVRNDSEGWLGAFLILAYQPLDDAELEAYAEVYRSEQGKVLNAAIFEAYDQMYEELSYLLGRAVAQQMQSEEL from the coding sequence ATGACACGGGTTCTTTCACTGGCATGCGCTACGGTCTTTGCCCTGCTGGTCACCTCGCCAATGGCCCGCGCGGCGGGCGAAGATATGGCCGCTCTGATCGACGCGCTTAGGATCAATGAGACGGTTGAGATCATGCGCAAGGAAGGACTGCGCTATGGATCCGAGCTTGGAGTGGAAATGCTGCCCGGTGTGAATGCGAAGGCCTGGCAGGATCAGGTGGCGCGGATCTACGACACTGACAAGATGGCACAGGTGGTGACACAAGGGTTTGAAACGGCTCTGGATGGCAAGGAGATCGCCGAGGTCGTTGCTTTCTTCACATCAGAGACCGGGCAGGAGATCATATCGCTTGAACTTTCGGCGCGTGAGGCCTTTCTGAATGAAGACACCGAAATGGCCGCGATGGATGCCTACGAGCGCGCCCGGGATGAGAATTCTCATCTGTTTCAGCAGGTAGAGACGCTGATCTCGGACAGTGATCTGGTGGACTATAACGTCATGGGGGCCTTGAATTCCAACCTGATGTTCTACCGTGGGCTGGCTGATGGCGGGGCCTTTGAGATGAGCGAAGAGGATATGCTCGCCGATGTCTGGTCGCAGGAAGGCGACGTCCGCAACGACTCAGAAGGGTGGCTGGGCGCGTTTCTGATCCTGGCGTATCAGCCATTGGACGACGCTGAACTGGAAGCATATGCTGAGGTTTACCGCTCCGAGCAGGGCAAGGTTCTGAACGCGGCCATTTTTGAGGCCTATGACCAGATGTATGAGGAGTTGTCATATCTTCTGGGACGCGCCGTGGCGCAGCAAATGCAGAGCGAGGAGCTGTAA
- a CDS encoding DUF2059 domain-containing protein has product MRNVTLFRPLIWLTILGVVLVLSLPARAAERDRLEAFLQVTGFDVALESIGLAAGDAPGLLGMQASDFGADWKRTADEVFDTETMHNMAMDILEAALSDDLLTHAAAFYASPLGQRLVEAENASHMANDEAKQSEGTALVADWVAEGDARVNVLRQLNQAVDAADSGVRAVQEIQVRFFVAASRSGILDYDIDEETLRRVIKQGEAELRVSLQVSALANAAYTYQDFSEEDIRAYLEALEHPDMQLVYELMNAVQYEIMANRFEILAGRMADLHPGQEL; this is encoded by the coding sequence TTGAGGAACGTAACTTTATTTCGTCCGCTGATCTGGCTGACAATTCTGGGGGTTGTATTGGTGCTCAGCCTGCCTGCACGCGCGGCGGAACGTGACCGCCTGGAGGCGTTCTTGCAGGTCACAGGGTTTGATGTTGCACTTGAAAGTATCGGCCTGGCGGCAGGGGACGCACCGGGGCTTTTGGGCATGCAGGCCAGTGATTTTGGTGCTGACTGGAAACGTACTGCCGACGAGGTGTTTGACACCGAAACCATGCACAACATGGCAATGGATATTCTTGAAGCGGCGCTGAGCGATGACCTTCTGACCCACGCAGCGGCGTTTTATGCCTCCCCTCTGGGTCAACGTTTGGTGGAGGCGGAGAACGCCTCACACATGGCCAATGACGAGGCCAAGCAAAGCGAGGGTACAGCGCTTGTCGCCGACTGGGTGGCCGAGGGAGACGCGCGGGTGAATGTTCTGCGACAGCTTAACCAGGCCGTGGATGCCGCCGATAGTGGTGTGCGGGCTGTGCAGGAAATACAGGTACGTTTCTTCGTGGCCGCTTCGCGATCCGGCATTCTGGACTATGATATTGATGAAGAAACCCTGCGCCGGGTGATCAAGCAAGGGGAAGCGGAGCTGCGCGTCAGTTTGCAGGTCTCTGCTTTGGCCAATGCCGCCTACACATATCAGGATTTCTCGGAAGAGGATATTCGCGCTTATCTTGAGGCGTTGGAGCATCCTGACATGCAGCTGGTCTATGAGCTGATGAATGCGGTGCAATATGAGATCATGGCCAACAGGTTTGAAATTCTAGCTGGACGTATGGCTGATCTGCATCCCGGACAGGAGTTATGA
- a CDS encoding tyrosine-type recombinase/integrase → MSIAKRGRLYHLRRRVPRRYGGVELRETVWISLHTDSEMVARSKADRAWSQMIEAWEARLAGDSRDAEARYEAARDLARVRGFRYLDASSVAELPVGDVLERVEAIPAPANQPDRVEAAALLGTIPEPRITVTKALELYWTLAREKTFGKSEDQLRRWEAPRNKAIKNFVAVVGDKEIANITRDDMLDFRQHWLDRIEAGEVTANSANKDLIHLGDVLKTVNMMKRLGLALPLGELSFKEGEKKTRPPFSEDWIRTRLLALGALDGLNGQARALLLGMINTGYRPSEGAALTAETIRLDGDVPHISIEPEGRQLKSHYARRVIPLTGVSLEALKQYPEGFPRYRNRATLSAVVNKFLRANGLLETPRHSLYSLRHAFEDRMLAAGIDDRIRRDLFGHRLDRERYGKGASLEHVAELVARIAF, encoded by the coding sequence ATTAGCATTGCAAAGAGAGGCCGTCTCTACCATCTCCGCCGCCGCGTTCCGCGCCGGTATGGAGGGGTTGAGCTACGCGAAACGGTCTGGATCAGCCTGCATACAGACTCCGAGATGGTTGCCAGGAGCAAGGCGGATCGCGCGTGGAGCCAGATGATTGAGGCATGGGAGGCGCGGTTGGCTGGGGATAGCCGCGACGCGGAGGCCCGCTATGAGGCCGCGCGGGACCTGGCCCGAGTTCGCGGCTTTCGGTATCTGGACGCAAGTTCTGTGGCGGAACTTCCGGTCGGCGACGTTTTGGAGCGCGTTGAGGCCATCCCTGCGCCTGCGAACCAACCGGATAGGGTCGAGGCTGCAGCCCTTCTCGGCACCATCCCCGAACCCCGCATAACGGTCACCAAGGCGCTCGAGCTCTACTGGACGCTTGCGCGTGAGAAGACCTTCGGCAAAAGCGAAGACCAATTGCGCCGTTGGGAAGCCCCCCGGAACAAAGCCATCAAGAATTTCGTTGCGGTCGTCGGTGACAAGGAGATCGCGAACATCACCCGCGATGACATGCTGGACTTCCGCCAGCACTGGCTCGACCGGATCGAAGCGGGCGAGGTCACTGCGAACTCCGCTAACAAGGACCTGATCCACCTGGGCGACGTGTTGAAGACCGTGAACATGATGAAGCGTCTTGGCTTGGCGCTGCCGCTCGGCGAGTTGTCTTTCAAGGAGGGCGAGAAGAAGACGCGCCCGCCGTTCAGTGAAGACTGGATCAGGACGCGGCTGCTCGCCCTCGGCGCGCTCGACGGGTTGAACGGTCAGGCGCGCGCCTTACTCCTGGGCATGATCAACACCGGCTACCGACCGTCGGAAGGTGCTGCGCTGACGGCGGAGACGATCCGGTTGGACGGCGACGTGCCGCATATCTCCATCGAACCCGAGGGACGGCAGCTGAAGAGCCACTACGCCCGCCGGGTGATCCCGCTGACCGGTGTCTCGCTGGAAGCCCTTAAGCAGTACCCCGAGGGCTTTCCCCGCTACCGCAACCGAGCCACGTTGAGCGCGGTCGTGAACAAGTTCCTCCGCGCCAACGGCCTGCTCGAGACCCCGCGCCACTCGCTGTATTCCCTGCGCCATGCCTTCGAGGACCGGATGCTCGCCGCCGGGATCGATGATCGCATTCGCCGCGACCTTTTCGGTCACCGGCTTGATCGTGAGCGGTATGGCAAGGGCGCGTCACTGGAACATGTCGCCGAGCTTGTCGCCCGGATCGCCTTCTGA